In a single window of the Campylobacter hyointestinalis subsp. lawsonii genome:
- the motA gene encoding flagellar motor stator protein MotA — protein MDLSTLLGMVLAITSISVGDILEGGNPLHVIHISSVLIVIPTAMFSAVTATNKKYVKAAFKELKVAFKGSGVDMSKRISEMVEYSTLARKNGILSLEQKAAQIDDEFLKAGLSMLVDGQPIDEVKENLELAIETTEEYYHECGHFWIKTGESCPTFGLVGAVMGLMLALQLLDDPAAMAAGIAGAFTATVTGIMGSYAFFGPWGQKILGNAKDIIKEKTMIIEALVGIAEGANPRSLEAKLFNFLDKNEPRVSQFN, from the coding sequence ATGGATTTATCAACTCTATTAGGTATGGTTCTAGCCATTACTAGTATATCTGTGGGCGATATATTAGAGGGTGGAAACCCACTTCATGTTATACATATAAGTTCGGTTTTGATCGTTATTCCGACGGCGATGTTTTCTGCTGTAACAGCTACAAATAAAAAGTATGTAAAGGCAGCATTTAAGGAGCTCAAAGTCGCATTTAAAGGCTCAGGCGTTGATATGTCAAAGCGTATATCAGAAATGGTAGAGTATAGTACTCTAGCTCGTAAGAATGGAATTCTCTCATTAGAGCAAAAAGCAGCTCAGATAGATGACGAGTTTTTAAAAGCCGGACTTAGTATGCTAGTTGATGGTCAGCCTATAGATGAGGTAAAAGAAAATCTTGAGCTTGCCATAGAAACAACCGAAGAGTATTATCATGAGTGCGGACACTTTTGGATAAAAACCGGCGAAAGTTGCCCTACATTTGGGCTAGTAGGAGCCGTTATGGGTCTGATGCTCGCCCTTCAACTACTAGATGATCCAGCAGCTATGGCAGCAGGTATCGCAGGAGCATTTACAGCAACCGTTACTGGAATTATGGGGTCTTACGCTTTTTTTGGGCCGTGGGGGCAAAAAATACTTGGAAATGCAAAAGATATAATAAAAGAAAAAACTATGATAATAGAAGCTTTAGTCGGTATAGCTGAGGGCGCAAATCCAAGAAGCTTGGAAGCTAAGCTATTTAACTTTTTAGATAAAAACGAACCTAGAGTTTCACAGTTTAATTAG
- a CDS encoding 16S rRNA (uracil(1498)-N(3))-methyltransferase yields the protein MRFLYDENAGNDFLEIKGDNFNHLKARRVSVGERLDIRNLKDGYSYLYEIKEFSRKAVCELVFKSLAKSYESDLTLAWAVVQPSVIEKTLPSLNEIGVRKILFVYTDFSQKNIRLDFDRFERILIGSSEQCGRNSIIKFEIFASVSELLNAYKNVSLVDFGGVNLDMASKNEILFVGSEGGFSDAERTKFTKSYALNSPNILRSNTAIISVAAKMLL from the coding sequence TTGAGATTTTTATACGATGAAAATGCCGGAAATGACTTCTTAGAGATAAAAGGCGATAATTTCAATCACCTAAAAGCTAGGCGTGTTAGCGTAGGTGAGCGTTTAGATATAAGAAATTTAAAAGACGGCTATAGCTATCTTTATGAAATAAAAGAATTTAGTAGAAAAGCGGTCTGTGAGCTAGTTTTTAAAAGTCTTGCTAAAAGTTACGAAAGCGACCTTACCTTAGCGTGGGCTGTAGTCCAGCCAAGCGTGATAGAAAAAACTTTGCCTAGCCTAAATGAAATAGGCGTTAGAAAAATACTTTTTGTTTATACTGATTTTTCACAAAAAAATATAAGGCTTGATTTTGATAGATTTGAGCGTATTTTGATAGGATCGTCTGAGCAATGCGGTAGAAATTCTATAATCAAATTTGAAATTTTTGCTAGTGTAAGTGAGCTTTTAAATGCTTATAAAAATGTGAGTTTGGTGGATTTTGGTGGAGTAAATTTAGATATGGCTTCTAAAAATGAGATACTTTTTGTAGGAAGTGAGGGTGGATTTAGCGATGCTGAACGAACTAAATTTACAAAAAGTTACGCTTTAAACTCGCCAAATATCCTTAGATCAAACACCGCTATCATAAGCGTAGCTGCTAAAATGCTTTTATAA
- a CDS encoding DUF362 domain-containing protein produces MAVKITDICISCGSCIDECPVSAIVDDSDNPTGEDAYYVYADKCVECVGHNDTPACADACPTDGCIVWSEVVTGQPSRSDIDASLRNSQTPVIA; encoded by the coding sequence ATGGCAGTAAAAATTACAGATATATGTATAAGTTGTGGATCTTGCATTGACGAGTGTCCAGTGAGCGCTATAGTTGATGATAGCGATAACCCAACAGGTGAGGATGCATACTATGTTTATGCAGATAAATGCGTAGAGTGCGTAGGTCACAATGATACTCCAGCTTGTGCTGATGCCTGTCCAACTGATGGTTGTATCGTTTGGAGCGAAGTAGTAACTGGTCAGCCAAGCAGAAGCGATATAGACGCGAGCTTACGAAATTCACAAACTCCAGTTATCGCATAA
- the ndk gene encoding nucleoside-diphosphate kinase, whose product MEQTLSIIKPDAVKKGVIGKIIDRFESNGLRIAAAKKVQLSTEDAKKFYEVHAARPFYGELVEFMTSGPVVVMVLEGVNAVAKNRELMGATNPKEAAKGTIRADFAESIDANAVHGSDSLENAAIEIAFFFAKREIC is encoded by the coding sequence ATGGAACAAACTTTATCTATAATCAAACCTGATGCCGTAAAAAAGGGTGTTATCGGTAAAATAATCGATAGATTTGAAAGCAACGGATTAAGAATTGCGGCTGCAAAAAAAGTTCAACTTAGCACAGAAGATGCAAAAAAATTTTATGAAGTTCATGCTGCTAGACCATTTTATGGAGAATTAGTTGAGTTTATGACTAGCGGACCTGTTGTTGTTATGGTATTAGAAGGTGTTAATGCGGTTGCAAAAAATCGTGAGCTTATGGGAGCTACAAATCCAAAAGAGGCTGCTAAAGGCACTATAAGAGCAGACTTTGCAGAAAGCATAGATGCAAATGCAGTTCATGGAAGTGATAGCTTGGAAAATGCAGCTATAGAGATAGCGTTTTTCTTCGCAAAAAGAGAAATTTGCTAA
- a CDS encoding beta-ketoacyl-ACP synthase III: MKKASMISVGAYVPPHILTNADLEKIVETSDDWIVKRTGIKTRHIAKDELTSDLAYKAALVAIDRADIDKSDIDAIICATITPDYFCMPSTACKVANKLGLYDITAFDISAACTGFIYLLELANSLVKSGAKKNVLIIGAEKLSTIIDWQDRSTCVLFGDGAGAAIISEAKDNYIIDVHTSSDGSKGDLLITPGCAIAHPASKETIENRLNYLQMAGNEVFKIAVQTLTKDVEGILEKNSITSDKIDLFIPHQANFRIIEAVKQRLNFTDEQCVVTVANYGNTSSASIPMAMNDAYEQGRLKNGSLILLDAFGGGFTWGSALIKFGGR; this comes from the coding sequence ATGAAAAAAGCATCGATGATTTCAGTAGGAGCCTATGTTCCGCCACATATTTTGACAAATGCAGACCTTGAAAAAATAGTTGAAACTAGCGACGATTGGATTGTAAAACGTACCGGTATAAAGACAAGACATATAGCAAAAGACGAGCTTACTAGCGATCTAGCTTACAAAGCCGCTTTGGTTGCTATAGATAGGGCAGATATCGATAAAAGCGATATAGATGCTATCATCTGTGCCACTATAACTCCTGATTATTTTTGTATGCCATCGACTGCTTGTAAAGTGGCAAACAAACTTGGATTGTATGATATAACGGCGTTTGATATAAGTGCTGCTTGTACTGGTTTTATCTATCTTTTAGAGCTTGCAAATTCGCTTGTAAAAAGTGGTGCTAAAAAAAATGTTCTTATAATAGGTGCTGAAAAATTAAGCACTATAATCGATTGGCAAGATAGAAGCACCTGCGTACTTTTTGGAGATGGAGCGGGAGCTGCTATAATCAGCGAAGCAAAAGATAATTATATTATAGATGTCCATACATCAAGTGATGGTTCTAAGGGCGATCTTCTTATAACTCCTGGTTGTGCTATAGCTCATCCAGCTAGTAAAGAGACTATCGAAAATAGACTAAATTATCTTCAGATGGCTGGAAATGAAGTTTTTAAAATAGCTGTTCAAACCTTGACTAAGGACGTTGAAGGTATTTTAGAAAAAAACTCGATAACCAGTGATAAAATAGATCTTTTTATCCCTCATCAAGCAAATTTTAGGATTATAGAAGCAGTAAAACAGAGATTAAATTTCACCGATGAGCAGTGTGTCGTGACAGTAGCAAACTACGGCAACACAAGCTCAGCTTCTATACCTATGGCTATGAATGACGCTTATGAGCAAGGTCGCCTAAAAAACGGAAGTTTGATACTTCTTGACGCCTTTGGCGGTGGATTTACCTGGGGTTCGGCACTTATAAAATTTGGCGGTAGATAG
- the rpmF gene encoding 50S ribosomal protein L32: protein MAVPKRRVSHTRAAKRRTHYKVTLPMPVKDKDGSWKMPHRINKTTGEY from the coding sequence ATGGCAGTACCTAAACGTAGAGTGAGTCATACACGTGCAGCAAAACGTAGAACTCATTATAAAGTAACTCTTCCTATGCCTGTAAAAGATAAAGACGGTAGTTGGAAGATGCCACATCGTATAAATAAAACAACCGGCGAATATTGA
- a CDS encoding 6-pyruvoyl trahydropterin synthase family protein produces MIIRKMYDYENAHIVRFCSSKRCKESIHGHSYKCEVLLSSNYLDNAEMVYDFGLMKQGIKTIIDSFDHSTTLYAKDDIEYKNDIKRHSRRWIELPLNPSAEQFSRVFFVLIDRLLELTNMINGEKGVKLHSIIVHETATGYAQCFREDAYNPNMGKINLEDIIFSDGIKEEWDKQDFYENLKNGIKFTNPKEC; encoded by the coding sequence ATGATTATTAGAAAAATGTATGATTATGAAAATGCTCATATAGTTAGATTTTGTAGCTCGAAAAGATGCAAGGAAAGTATCCACGGGCATAGTTATAAATGTGAAGTATTGCTAAGCTCAAACTACCTTGATAACGCTGAAATGGTTTATGATTTTGGACTTATGAAACAAGGCATCAAAACCATAATTGATAGTTTTGATCACAGTACTACGCTTTATGCAAAAGATGACATTGAGTATAAAAACGATATAAAAAGGCATTCGCGTCGCTGGATAGAACTACCTTTAAATCCAAGTGCTGAGCAGTTTAGTAGGGTATTTTTTGTTCTCATTGACAGACTTTTAGAGCTTACTAATATGATAAATGGAGAAAAGGGCGTAAAGCTTCATAGCATCATTGTGCATGAAACAGCGACTGGCTACGCGCAGTGTTTTAGAGAAGATGCTTATAATCCAAATATGGGTAAGATAAACTTAGAAGATATCATTTTTAGCGACGGTATCAAAGAAGAATGGGACAAACAAGACTTTTATGAAAATTTAAAAAATGGTATTAAATTTACCAATCCAAAGGAGTGTTAG
- the motB gene encoding flagellar motor protein MotB: MAKKKKCPECPAGEKWAVPYADFLSLLLALFIALYAISAVNTAKVEALKTEIIKIFDFPDTKAVKDSSKNSKNEKQFDGPGIAIQNSDNTAEQQNTNNERYKISLDQAENQVAIDLPTGVKFDDKSAEIYNPDMINFIKIISMIINKMPESVSVEIRGFANDYDNKLDDYKLGSDRAYNVLKMLISNGIDPKRLRYSSFGDSVKIKNSDLKLAKIYFRVDIKDKKVQMSVLDIISEIK, from the coding sequence ATGGCTAAAAAAAAGAAATGTCCTGAGTGTCCAGCTGGTGAAAAATGGGCTGTTCCGTATGCGGACTTTCTTTCACTTCTTCTTGCTCTTTTTATCGCGCTTTACGCGATATCAGCCGTAAATACCGCAAAAGTTGAAGCTCTAAAAACTGAAATTATAAAGATATTTGATTTTCCAGACACTAAGGCTGTAAAAGATAGTTCTAAAAACTCAAAAAATGAAAAACAGTTTGATGGTCCAGGTATCGCTATACAAAATAGCGACAATACAGCAGAGCAGCAAAATACAAATAACGAAAGATATAAAATTTCTTTAGATCAAGCAGAAAATCAAGTAGCTATAGATCTTCCTACAGGTGTTAAATTTGATGATAAAAGTGCTGAAATTTATAATCCTGATATGATAAATTTCATAAAGATAATCTCTATGATAATAAATAAAATGCCAGAGTCAGTATCTGTAGAGATTAGAGGATTTGCTAATGACTACGATAACAAACTAGATGATTATAAATTAGGGTCTGATAGAGCATATAATGTTTTAAAAATGCTTATAAGCAATGGTATAGATCCAAAAAGACTTAGATATTCATCATTTGGTGATAGTGTAAAAATAAAAAATTCAGATCTTAAACTAGCTAAAATTTATTTTAGAGTGGATATAAAAGATAAAAAAGTCCAAATGTCCGTGCTTGACATTATCAGTGAAATCAAATAA
- the polA gene encoding DNA polymerase I, with the protein MKTVTIIDTFGFFFRLYYAMSGLKSSDGKPSGMVHGFANFIYNLKQDFPSDYIVFALDSGGKTFRNEIDPNYKANRVSPPEDLKAQLLVCIEMIEQMGLCSLRVEGYEADDIIASFIKNNKGKDIQFRVVTHDKDLYQLIDDRVSIFSPAKKELYDRDGCYEKYGVYPEQVRDFLALCGDSADNIPGVKGIGEKGAKKLLDEFENIENLYDNLSQVRNERIKNMLYESKDSAFVSKRLATLYDGLATPSLDEAVFPKENPLMKVTQTLKDYSLNRLLASLKSSNEVKEMSFEPTLLNDENELERILQSIDEDTLISFDTETTSIDAKTAKIVGFSFCFNLEKSYYVPLNHSYLGVPKQISMSSAKWAISQIYKGFVVGQNLKYDFRIIKNNFGLNPPKHYADTMILAWLNDPQSSVGMDSLAKKLYDYDTIKFESIVKKGETFASVNLEDALKYASEDAWITLRFYRTFMNTMDKNLIKIADEIEFKFIRVLLDMESNGIGINTFKLRNLIAQNDERLRALTSEIYELCGEKFNINSTKQLGVILFEHLNLPTKKKTKTGYSTDESVLLELRQTHPVIEKLLVYRELYKLQSTYCEPLLNLAIKDEDHRVYTNFIHTGTATGRLSSKNPNLQNIPARGSLAKDMRSVFEAKKGYSFISLDYSQIELRLLAHFSEDPALLNAFFSGEDIHARTAISIFGQSNPKNRAIAKSINFGLIYGMGANKLSGELGIDKKSAKEYIELYFKAFSTIKDFLESLKISARNNGFIETLLGRKRLFDFSNASPMQSAMFEREAVNTKFQGSAADIIKIAMLRVQDLLNDDARLLLQIHDELIFEVRDEKAEHFASEVKELMQNAVSLKVPLIANWAIAKNWGDLK; encoded by the coding sequence TTGAAAACAGTTACTATTATAGATACATTTGGATTTTTCTTTAGGCTTTATTACGCGATGAGCGGACTAAAAAGTAGCGATGGTAAGCCAAGTGGTATGGTGCATGGTTTTGCAAATTTTATTTACAATCTCAAACAAGACTTCCCAAGCGATTATATAGTTTTTGCTCTTGATAGTGGCGGTAAAACATTTAGAAATGAGATAGATCCAAACTATAAAGCAAATCGCGTAAGTCCGCCTGAGGATCTTAAAGCTCAACTTCTAGTTTGCATAGAAATGATAGAACAAATGGGGCTTTGTAGCCTAAGAGTAGAAGGCTATGAGGCAGATGATATCATCGCAAGTTTTATCAAAAACAACAAAGGCAAAGATATTCAGTTTAGAGTCGTAACTCACGATAAAGATCTGTATCAGCTAATAGATGACCGGGTTAGCATTTTTTCTCCTGCAAAAAAAGAGCTTTATGACAGAGATGGTTGCTATGAAAAATATGGTGTTTATCCAGAGCAAGTTAGAGATTTCTTAGCGCTTTGTGGCGACAGCGCCGATAATATACCAGGCGTTAAAGGCATAGGTGAAAAAGGCGCTAAAAAGCTACTTGATGAATTTGAAAACATAGAGAATTTATATGATAATCTATCACAAGTCAGAAATGAACGCATTAAAAATATGCTATATGAGAGCAAAGATAGCGCCTTTGTGTCAAAGCGGTTGGCTACTTTATATGACGGGCTTGCTACGCCTAGTTTAGATGAGGCTGTATTTCCAAAAGAAAATCCACTCATGAAAGTTACACAGACCTTAAAAGACTACTCTTTAAATAGACTTTTGGCGTCATTAAAATCATCAAATGAAGTAAAAGAGATGAGTTTTGAACCTACGCTTTTAAATGACGAAAACGAGCTTGAGCGAATTTTGCAAAGCATAGATGAAGATACGCTAATAAGCTTTGATACTGAAACCACAAGTATAGATGCAAAAACTGCAAAAATAGTCGGATTTAGCTTTTGTTTTAACCTAGAAAAAAGCTATTATGTGCCTTTAAATCATAGTTATTTAGGTGTTCCAAAGCAAATTTCAATGAGTAGTGCAAAATGGGCTATAAGTCAAATTTACAAAGGTTTTGTAGTTGGGCAAAATTTAAAATATGATTTTAGAATCATCAAAAATAATTTTGGATTAAATCCGCCAAAACATTACGCAGACACGATGATACTAGCTTGGTTAAATGATCCGCAAAGTAGCGTAGGTATGGATAGTTTGGCAAAAAAACTTTATGATTACGATACTATTAAATTTGAAAGTATCGTAAAAAAAGGTGAAACATTTGCGAGTGTAAATTTAGAAGACGCACTAAAATACGCTAGTGAAGATGCATGGATAACTCTTAGATTTTACCGCACTTTTATGAATACTATGGATAAGAATTTAATAAAGATCGCAGATGAGATAGAGTTTAAATTTATCCGTGTTTTGCTTGATATGGAGAGTAATGGCATCGGTATAAATACATTTAAGCTTAGAAATTTGATAGCACAAAACGATGAGCGGCTAAGAGCTTTAACCTCTGAAATTTATGAGCTTTGCGGAGAAAAGTTTAATATCAACTCCACTAAACAGCTTGGCGTTATCTTGTTTGAACATCTAAATCTTCCTACTAAAAAGAAGACAAAGACGGGATATAGCACCGATGAAAGTGTGCTTTTAGAGCTTAGGCAAACTCACCCCGTCATAGAAAAATTACTAGTTTATAGGGAGCTTTATAAACTTCAAAGTACGTATTGCGAACCTCTTTTAAATTTAGCTATAAAAGATGAAGATCATAGAGTTTATACGAATTTTATACATACAGGAACAGCAACCGGAAGGCTTTCTAGTAAAAATCCGAATTTGCAAAATATACCTGCTAGAGGAAGCCTTGCTAAGGATATGAGATCTGTTTTTGAAGCTAAAAAGGGGTATAGTTTCATCTCTCTTGATTATTCACAGATAGAGCTTAGGTTGCTAGCACATTTTAGTGAAGATCCAGCTTTGCTTAATGCGTTTTTCAGCGGTGAGGATATCCACGCAAGAACGGCTATAAGTATATTTGGACAGAGTAATCCTAAAAATAGAGCCATAGCAAAATCGATAAATTTCGGTTTGATTTACGGAATGGGAGCAAATAAACTAAGTGGTGAGCTTGGGATCGATAAAAAAAGTGCAAAAGAGTATATCGAACTATATTTTAAAGCTTTTTCAACGATAAAAGATTTTTTAGAAAGCTTAAAAATATCAGCTAGAAACAATGGTTTTATCGAAACTTTACTAGGTAGAAAACGCCTGTTTGATTTTTCAAATGCATCGCCTATGCAATCTGCAATGTTCGAAAGAGAAGCAGTAAATACGAAGTTTCAAGGTAGCGCAGCTGATATCATAAAAATAGCGATGCTTAGAGTTCAAGATCTGCTTAATGATGATGCAAGACTGCTTTTGCAAATTCACGATGAGCTGATCTTTGAAGTGCGTGATGAAAAAGCAGAGCATTTTGCATCTGAAGTAAAAGAGCTTATGCAAAACGCCGTAAGTCTAAAAGTGCCTTTGATAGCGAACTGGGCTATAGCTAAAAACTGGGGTGATTTAAAGTAA
- the plsX gene encoding phosphate acyltransferase PlsX codes for MISIAIDAMGGDFGPDPIVNGVIDALKTKEFHAVLVGDIQKIKPLIPDNYKKFITFVESAEVFSMEESATDALKRKDSSIFKAIELVKNGECKAVVSAGHSGATMSLATLRIGRLKNVTRPAIATLMPTSIGKKTLVLDVGANVDCKAEHLFQFAVMGEAYSKQIMKIQNPKVGLLSNGEEDCKGNEVTKDAFLMMSKLDSFVGNVEGHQIFDGSVDVIICDGFVGNILLKTSEGVASAIKKIIKENVKKSPFAMLGAVLMKGIFKNLKTQIDYDEYGGAPLLGVKECVIISHGKSSPKAVKNAIFQALKFAGSDINKTIEDELSHFAR; via the coding sequence ATGATTAGTATAGCAATAGACGCTATGGGAGGGGATTTTGGTCCAGATCCTATCGTAAATGGCGTGATAGATGCTCTAAAAACAAAGGAGTTTCATGCTGTTTTAGTCGGTGATATCCAAAAGATCAAGCCCCTTATACCAGATAATTACAAAAAATTTATAACTTTTGTAGAATCAGCCGAAGTATTTTCTATGGAAGAAAGTGCTACTGATGCTTTAAAAAGAAAAGACAGTAGTATATTTAAAGCTATAGAATTAGTAAAAAATGGCGAATGTAAAGCAGTAGTTTCAGCCGGTCATAGCGGTGCTACTATGAGTTTAGCTACTCTAAGAATAGGTAGGCTAAAAAATGTTACAAGACCGGCGATAGCTACTCTTATGCCAACAAGCATAGGTAAAAAAACTCTCGTTTTAGATGTCGGAGCCAATGTAGATTGCAAAGCTGAACATCTATTTCAGTTTGCTGTCATGGGCGAAGCATACTCAAAACAAATTATGAAAATCCAAAATCCAAAAGTTGGACTGCTTAGCAACGGTGAAGAAGACTGTAAAGGCAACGAAGTAACAAAAGATGCGTTCTTGATGATGTCTAAGCTTGATAGTTTTGTTGGAAACGTTGAAGGGCATCAAATTTTTGATGGTAGCGTGGATGTGATAATATGTGATGGTTTTGTTGGTAATATCTTGCTTAAGACAAGTGAAGGCGTGGCTAGCGCCATCAAAAAAATTATTAAAGAAAATGTTAAAAAATCACCTTTTGCGATGCTAGGTGCAGTTTTGATGAAAGGTATATTTAAAAATTTAAAAACACAGATTGACTACGATGAGTATGGCGGAGCACCGCTTCTTGGTGTTAAAGAGTGTGTTATAATAAGCCATGGAAAAAGTAGTCCAAAGGCAGTTAAAAATGCTATTTTTCAAGCATTAAAATTTGCCGGGTCTGATATAAATAAGACTATTGAAGATGAATTATCACATTTTGCGAGATAA
- a CDS encoding PilZ domain-containing protein, with translation MDYAGREILIMDCIDVLQDLKDDYLKYVTNLVKQGDIYVDHYDLEETFSLIFDSLSSQKLDNDSILKDVYKLFNDDKNYTKYIILNSFFFLLKRFSLAVKNMAKAIDYIIYLQNAIEAFRKLFIQAKILDEDENDKKKIINFNADSNSMFFSSSIDQFKRVKALNESIDFLNLYNGVPIKCSGRIVEIDENNVLCEVNLMQIVAMKEEGSAYIVKKDGLLRNTKADILSINLSNNTVLLGNFVHIENMLANQRRYPRVHPNTLTRVTLKNKNGTTINGKLYDISQGGIGVVSLENGKFSSGDDLLAEFELTMPKDGKKIKVCLEVCLVIALNYQGSMRYCCEIIKEQAVKQDIIEFAKQREIETLEELNNKVKLYA, from the coding sequence TTGGACTACGCTGGTAGAGAGATACTTATTATGGATTGTATAGATGTCTTACAAGATCTCAAAGATGATTATCTTAAATACGTCACAAATTTGGTAAAACAAGGTGATATATATGTAGATCATTATGATCTAGAAGAGACTTTTTCTCTGATATTTGACTCTTTATCTAGTCAAAAATTAGACAATGATTCGATTTTAAAAGACGTTTATAAACTTTTTAATGATGATAAAAATTATACTAAATATATCATTTTAAATTCTTTCTTTTTCTTGCTAAAACGTTTTAGTTTAGCCGTAAAAAATATGGCTAAAGCTATAGACTATATCATTTATCTACAAAATGCGATTGAAGCTTTTAGAAAATTATTTATACAAGCTAAAATCTTAGACGAAGACGAAAACGACAAAAAAAAGATTATAAATTTCAATGCAGATTCAAATTCAATGTTTTTTTCTAGCAGTATAGATCAGTTTAAACGTGTAAAAGCACTCAATGAGAGTATTGATTTTTTAAATTTATACAACGGCGTTCCTATAAAATGTAGCGGTAGGATAGTAGAAATAGACGAAAATAACGTTTTATGTGAAGTAAATTTGATGCAAATAGTGGCTATGAAAGAAGAAGGGAGTGCTTATATAGTCAAGAAAGACGGACTTTTACGAAATACAAAAGCCGATATCTTGAGTATAAATTTAAGTAATAACACTGTTTTGTTAGGCAATTTCGTACATATAGAAAATATGCTTGCCAACCAAAGAAGATACCCAAGAGTTCATCCAAATACCCTTACTCGCGTAACGCTTAAAAATAAAAATGGCACTACCATAAATGGAAAACTTTATGATATTTCCCAAGGCGGTATCGGTGTTGTTAGTTTGGAAAATGGTAAATTTAGTAGCGGAGATGATCTATTAGCGGAGTTTGAACTGACTATGCCAAAAGATGGCAAAAAGATAAAAGTTTGTCTTGAAGTCTGTCTTGTGATAGCGCTTAATTATCAAGGTTCTATGAGATATTGCTGTGAGATAATAAAAGAGCAAGCCGTAAAACAAGATATAATAGAGTTTGCAAAACAAAGGGAAATTGAGACGTTAGAAGAGCTAAATAATAAAGTAAAGCTTTATGCGTAG
- the plsY gene encoding glycerol-3-phosphate 1-O-acyltransferase PlsY: MNENIIAYLLAYLIGAIPFGLIFGMIYGKTNIAKEGSRSIGATNVLRVLKEKDPKLAKKVALSTVIFDALKGIVPILVAKFAFDLSEQTLWTMGVLSVVGHCFSPYLKFEGGKGIATGAGVLAYFLPIEIICAFVVWFLVAKVLKISSLASLFALLALVITSFIFDYDMPVINTHAPVFIIAFIVFYKHIPNIKRLILGDEKRVI, from the coding sequence ATGAATGAAAATATAATCGCTTATCTGCTCGCTTATCTGATAGGTGCAATTCCGTTTGGCCTAATTTTTGGTATGATCTATGGTAAGACAAATATAGCAAAAGAAGGTAGCCGCAGTATCGGAGCGACAAATGTTTTAAGAGTTCTTAAAGAAAAAGATCCGAAATTAGCAAAAAAAGTAGCGCTATCCACGGTAATATTCGATGCTCTAAAAGGCATTGTTCCGATTTTAGTAGCTAAATTTGCTTTTGATCTTAGTGAGCAGACTTTATGGACTATGGGCGTTCTTAGCGTGGTGGGGCATTGCTTTTCACCATATCTTAAATTTGAAGGTGGGAAAGGCATAGCAACAGGCGCTGGAGTGCTTGCATATTTTTTACCTATTGAGATCATTTGTGCTTTTGTGGTTTGGTTTTTGGTCGCAAAGGTCTTGAAAATATCAAGTTTGGCTTCTTTATTTGCCCTGCTTGCTCTAGTGATAACTTCATTTATTTTTGATTATGATATGCCTGTTATCAATACTCATGCTCCTGTGTTTATCATAGCGTTTATCGTATTTTATAAGCACATACCAAACATCAAGAGGCTGATTTTAGGCGATGAAAAGAGAGTGAT